One Kineococcus aurantiacus genomic window carries:
- a CDS encoding EscU/YscU/HrcU family type III secretion system export apparatus switch protein gives MSGEKTEKPTAKRLKEARDEGNIPFSRDVGAWLSTGAGAVAIPHTIEAGKVLGQRTLGRIAEVAADPEPGRALSVLTDTFAGIPGVLGPLAVATVLAVVVAGAVQGTLRPAPKKLKPKFSNLNPVNGFKQHWGPQALWEGVKSLLKTVLIGVAVWLVVKNLAPELIGQGLMPTGAVLSMTGAAVVKMIVVTIVVGLLIAAADYAMSRRRVMGKLKMSKQDIKQEHKNAEGDPLLKGAIRSKQMAMSRNRMMADVAKADVVLVNPTHIAIALRYEPGTGAPKVVARGAGAIASKIREKAKEHDVPLVKDVELARAMYKGVKVGQEIPPEFFAAVAKVLAFVMSLRTRGSLTAFGEAHTVPA, from the coding sequence GTGAGCGGGGAGAAGACCGAGAAGCCGACCGCCAAGCGCCTCAAGGAGGCGCGCGACGAGGGCAACATCCCGTTCTCCCGGGACGTCGGGGCCTGGCTGTCCACCGGTGCCGGCGCCGTGGCCATCCCGCACACCATCGAGGCCGGCAAGGTCCTGGGCCAGCGCACCCTGGGCCGCATCGCCGAGGTCGCCGCCGACCCCGAACCCGGGCGGGCCCTGAGCGTGCTCACCGACACCTTCGCCGGGATCCCCGGCGTCCTGGGGCCGCTGGCCGTCGCCACCGTCCTGGCCGTCGTGGTCGCCGGCGCGGTCCAGGGCACCCTGCGGCCGGCGCCGAAGAAGCTGAAGCCGAAGTTCTCCAACCTCAACCCCGTCAACGGCTTCAAGCAGCACTGGGGCCCGCAGGCGCTGTGGGAGGGCGTCAAGTCGCTGCTGAAGACCGTCCTCATCGGCGTCGCGGTGTGGCTGGTCGTCAAGAACCTCGCCCCCGAGCTCATCGGCCAGGGCCTCATGCCGACCGGCGCGGTCCTGTCGATGACCGGCGCGGCCGTCGTGAAGATGATCGTCGTCACCATCGTCGTGGGTCTGCTCATCGCCGCCGCCGACTACGCCATGAGCCGGCGCCGCGTCATGGGCAAGCTGAAGATGAGCAAGCAGGACATCAAGCAGGAGCACAAGAACGCCGAGGGCGACCCGCTGCTCAAGGGCGCCATCCGCTCCAAGCAGATGGCCATGTCCCGCAACCGCATGATGGCCGACGTCGCCAAGGCCGACGTCGTGCTGGTCAACCCCACCCACATCGCCATCGCCCTGCGCTACGAGCCGGGCACCGGCGCGCCCAAGGTCGTGGCCCGGGGCGCCGGCGCCATCGCCTCCAAGATCCGCGAGAAGGCCAAGGAGCACGACGTGCCCCTCGTCAAGGACGTCGAGCTGGCCCGCGCCATGTACAAGGGCGTCAAGGTCGGCCAGGAGATCCCCCCGGAGTTCTTCGCCGCCGTCGCCAAGGTCCTGGCCTTCGTCATGAGCCTGCGCACGCGCGGTTCGCTCACGGCGTTCGGCGAGGCCCACACGGTCCCGGCCTGA